The Neomonachus schauinslandi chromosome 11, ASM220157v2, whole genome shotgun sequence genomic sequence TCTTACCAGCTGTATGAGTTTCCCTTAACTACTGGAGCCTAAGTTTCTCATCTCTAGAATGTTTATAGTGTTTATAATAAGGGATGTTTATAATAGAATCTACTGCAGAgcaggattctttttttccctgcttgGTCTGTCCAGCATTCAGCCCCACCTATCCGTTAGCACAATATCTTTGTTTGGAGGTAGTTCTCCCTAGGTGTAGCCCTTCAGCCTCCTACCCAGAATCCAAAGGTGCCAGCTCCTTTCCGTGCCCcgtcctgggtgggggtgggggagtctcTCCTGAAGCTTGAATCTTGAGTTTCTTGAGTGAGGGACAGagggcacagtgcctggcaaggGCAATAGTTTGTTCCTGATGTGCAGTGTTGGCTGCGGATTGAGCTGCCCAGCCTCTGGGCACTCTTTTTTCCAAACCTGATGTCCAGCATCCTGAGACCTCCATCGGGATGCTATGAGTTCTTAGTATCCTTCCAAGAACCATCCTTTCTGCTGAAGACAGTTGTGGTCCCTGTCTGGGACAGGCCGCCAAGGACCCTGACCAATACCACAACAACCAGGTTGTGAAGCTTCAAAGTGGTAGTGTGGGTGAAGCGGCCGCTCTTATAGTGGACACTGTATGGCCAGTTTCCAGAAAGAGACAAAGCCAACTCCCAAATGAGACTCATGGAAGCTCAGACACAGGGTAGATTATCCAGGAGGTGTTTGAGAGGAGGCTTAGATGGGGTGGCGGCCCCTTGAACAACACGCACCTCTAGAGACCCCTTTTAgacatcacttctttttttttttttaaagattttttttaaattttatttatttgacagagagagacacagcgagagagggaacacaagcagggggagtgggagagggagaagcaggctccccgcagagcagggagcccgatgcgggactcgatcccaggaccccgggatcatgacctgagccgaaggcagtcgcttaaccaactgagccacccaggcgccctagacatcACCTCTGCTCTCTCAAGCTCTCCTGGCAAGACTGGCCCCAAGTCTTCTTCTTGCCcatcattccctccctccctgaccctGCAGCTCCcaattctctccattttctcttctttcgcCCTGTCCCCTCCAAGCCCATTCCTATCTAGATCAGTTTGTCCCCCGGCCTTCAGACACCAACTTCACTATTTCCATCACCAGGAGAAGCAAACAGAAGAGCCCTCTTAGCcggcaggaggagagaggagagctgcAAATGCACAGCTGCCAATCTGGCTCCCCACATTCCCACCCCCACCGGGTTGACCACAGGACGCAGACTTGCTGCCACAGCTCAGATCCCCCATCCACAGGCCTTGGTAATGAGTATAACCTTGCTATTTCCTTGTCTCCAACCATGCAGAATTCACTCTTTAAATCAAGGATGCTGCTGACTAAGGGCCCCCAGGAGGACTTGACCCCTGGGGTGGCTCATCCGGATCAGTAGATGGCTGAGTTCCCGTTGATTGGATCTGCTTGAGCTCCTACCGGTTCAAATACTGAACATGATAGCTAACATTATACAATGACACACAAGACACTCACCCATTTGGTCCTTGTCCCGCCCTTTGCAGGTAGGTGCCTTATCTTTCCCCAgagggggacactgaggcacaaaCACGCGAGACACTTGTTCAGCATCATCCagtgagtggcagggctgggctttGGCTTGGGAGCCTGGGTCTGTTCACTCACCGCAGGGCTTGGGTAGCACGGGGACGACACCGTCTGTCTTGCACAGAGGACAGGGCAGGCGGTTTTAATTTTCCACCTTGAAGGACAGTTTGTGTTCTAAGGTGGTTTACCCAATATCAATTTCCCTTCTTCTGTCTTAGAGCCCAGATTTTGCACACATCTGTACGTCTCCAGGAAGGGATCCTAGTGCTAGTTTAGGAGCAACTCTTGGCATCTCTTCCTCACCGTTTCCTTGGGAAAACGACTCTTTCCTCATTAGACACATTAggcctcctctctctgccatctGAGCTTTGAGCAGAGAGACAAAAACCTAGAATAGTATGGCATAGTGGTTAAATGTGCTGGGTCCAAATGCCAGCTTCCCTACTTCCTAGCTGGTGGCTTTGAGCAAAATGTGCTGGGTCCAAATGCCAGCTTCCCTACTTCCTAGCTGGTGGCTTTGAGCAAGTCACATAACCTCCCTCCCGGAGGCTCAGTTCCCCTATAGACGGGATCTGGAGAGTCTGTACTGTTCAGGGCTGTTCTTCAATGTGATGATACCGGGGAGTGCTTTGAACAGAACCCAACAGAGTAAGCAGCCCCCAGTAGGACCACAGCAGGGGGCCCTGTGAAAACACCCATCTGTCGGGTCACCTGCGGGGCAACCCTGCTTCAGAGAGCGCCTTAGTCTTCAGAGAAGGACCCTTCCGCGCTCTGCTCGGTTAGCAAGCCCTGCTTGACGCTCACGTCCTTACACCCgagtcctctcccctccccacttcccaagAGCCCTTGAGCTTCATTTCTCGGTCACATGGGTTCCACTGCTTGAGCCAGCGCTGCCTGCTGCCTGTGGGTTCCTGGCTACGGTGGGGAGTTGGGAGCTGAAATTCAGCCCGTATTCCCTTCAGCAAATCAtgagccctgatgtggggctgtgTCCCTTCTTATTTACTGTTCTAGTGAACTGTCCACCCCCTTCCTCTACACAGAGAACTTCTACTTAGCCTTCCTGCCCAACGTCAATGTCACCTCCTCCGGGAAGTCTGCCAGGACCCTTCCAAACGGAATTAGTTGCAGCCCTGTCCCGTGCTTCTGTAACACTTCGTGTGTCCCTGTGACACAGCAGCAGTGAACCCTCTGACTGGAACGATCTGTCCCTTTCGGTGCCCTGCTACCCTGCGGGCTCCCGGGGGGCAGGTCTCGGAGAGCTGGGGAAGCAACAAATGACTCCACCAGGAACTGGGGCAAGGAACGGTTTATTCTCATGGCTGAGCAAAGGATGAGGCCCACAGCCTTGGTAGCAGCAGAGGCGGCCGCCTCCCGGGCCcggccctctcctctccctcctctccggACGGAGGCTGCGGGCGGGCTGCATCGGGAGCCAGGGCGGCAGCCCTCCAGCCACGGGAGCTGGCGGGCCACAGAGCGGCAGCTTTTGGCGCGGGGTTGGGGGTGTTCGCCAGGCTGGCTGACTCCCATTCCCCCAGGGATGGTGCCTGAtgagggctgggggcgggggcggggctggacTGTGAGGTGGGGGGCATCCGGAGCGCTTCAGTCGGCCGTGAAGATGCGGCTGGAAATGTCATCCAGGAGCCAGTCAATGCCGAGTAGGAGGTTCTCCCCGGTGACAGCGCTACAGCCCTGGATGCACCAGTGGTGGCTATGGATGGAGTCCAGCTCCAGGGCCTGGAAGGGCGGAAGAGGGGGGTGGGCCCCAGTGACCGCGGGCCCTGCCGctcacagcccctcccccctcccggctctccccccagggcccccagaaGTCTCCTGGGGAAGTCTCCCTGGTGAAGATCTGTCAggtcctgggggcacctgggctctGGGTACACCACCACACCCCCCTTAGTAACAGCATAGCAACGTGGGCTCCTGAGCATCTGTTGTGCTCTGCGCCCCACAATCGTCCTCCCATCCATTCCTCCCAAGGCCCAGGGAGCCAGGGATTGCTGGCCAGTTTACTGAGGAGAACAACAATCCTGCCTCTCAAGTAGGAGGCAGGACACAATTTGGGGTCCCACAGGCCTGCGCTGAGATCCTGACTTGTCTGCTTAACTGGCCGAGTGACCTAGCTCTTCTCAGTCAACCTCCAGTGTCCACCACAGGTCCTGCCACGCGAGGAGCTAATACTTGCTTCTGAAGTAAGTTAACCAAGAAATGCGTGCCCGTTCTCCTCCATGGGCCTGTACTAAGGCCTGGACTCACCTCCTGGATGGCGTTAGAGGACAGCGCTCCGGGCAGGTCTTGCTTGTTGGCAAAGATGAGGAGGGTGGCTCCAGCCAGGCGCTGGGGGAGAGAAATgagggggggggagtggggggctcaGAGGGCAGCCCGGCCCCTCCTGTAATCACCCAAATTAGGTGGGGTCAGAGATCAGCCTGGAAAATCAGGGCAAGGCCCCGGGGTGGTATAAGAGGCCCAAGTCGGGTAGGGAGTGTGGACATGGCCTGTGAGTCCAGCCATACatgggagggggggcagggagggagccctaGGCTGGGGCCCAGCGGGCACCTCtcttctccatgcctcagtttcttcctccatAAATGGGGAGGGGGTGATGGACAAGATGATTCCTGAGCCCTCTGGTTCTAGATTGTCCCATGTGATGACCCAACCTGTACAAAGAATGCAATCATCCCGGGGCCATAGGGTCTGCTGGGAGTGACCTTTCCCTCTTCCAAGGTCATGTAGCGCTTTCACTGTTCACTACCAGGCCTCACTCTCTGCCTCGGCTTCCGGTTACTTCCACATGTGTTCCTGACCGGGAGTCCCTCCAGGTAGGTAGGTGCATCTGGGCCTGATAAAGGGCCTCGAGGTGCCAGGCTGAGGGCTGAGCCCAGACAGCCATGATCTCATTGGACCTGCTTGGCACCCACTGGAGGTGGCTAGTGCTAGACCAGATGACCGCGTCCCTGTGTGCCCAGAACAGTCCTGTTTATGTCTGTTGTCCCTGTGTAATTATTAACAAGTCCCTCTTTTGTTCTTAAAAGTGACCtgggcggcacctgggtggctcagtcttgaggcgtctgccttcggctcaggtcgtgatcccggggtcctgggatcgagtcccacatcgggctccctgccccgcgggagtcctccttctccctctcccactccccctgcttgtgttcctgccctcactgtgtctctctctgtcaaataaataaataaaatctttaaaaaaaaaagaaaaagtgacctGGTTTTCAACTAGATGCAAGTGTAGTAACCCAGATCAAaacctggaacagaaaaagggtattaatggaaaaactggtgaaaccTAAATAGAATCTGTAGTTAAGAGTAATTTGCCAATGTTCACTTCTTCGGTTTGACAAATGCACTGTGGTTACGTATAATGTTACCATCAGGGGAAGCAGGATGGAAAGTATATGGGGTATCTCTTCACTGTCtttgcaacttctctgtaaatctaaaattttatttaaagggaAGCGTTTGGGGCCAGATAGTAAGTTATAAGATCACCCTAATTCTAATGCCCACTGAGAAGTGAGGAAgtggaggttcagagaggttaagcatcTTGCCTGCGGTTACACAGCAAAGAGTCCAACTCCTGAGTCAGGATCCACTGCCTCCCAAAGCTTCACACACTGGCCTCGAGTCATCCTCCCTAAAGCCCCATTCAAGGTGCAGGACCTGAAGCTGAGGGTGCTGAAGAGCAGTGACATCAAAGGAACAGGACCCCAGGTCTCCATTCACAAAACGTCCTGCCCACAGCACTGTGGGGCTCCCTGGGACCAAGCGTAAGGGCGGTCTCTGCCTCGCCAAGGGTGCTGGGCACCTGGTGAGGCTCTGTGGAGCAGGAGACCCCGCCCCAGGTGGCCCTCAGGGCATCCGCTGAGGAAGGTGTTCACACATCCACGCATGGGCACCAAGCCTCGGGGCCCGGCTGCTGTTGGAAGCCTGGCTTCCCCTGCTTAGCCTGgcgccctgcccacctcctccaccaACAGGCTCTGTAGTTCCCGCTGGCAGTCCTGCATGCGCTGGCGGTCAGCGCTGTCCACCACCCAGATGAGGCCGTCCGTGCTCTCGAAGTAGTTCCGCCAGTAGGACCTCAGGGACTTCTGGCCGCCCACATCCCAGATGTTCAGCTTGAATCTGGGCGGGAAGGGGGGTGGCGAGAGGGTCAGCCTGGCCCCTCACCCGCGCTCCCTGCCCTGCGCCGGGGCCAGCCCACCACAGGGTCCCCGCTCACCCTCGGTGCTCCAGGGTCTTGATGTTGAAGCCCAGCGTCGGGGAGATGGTGTCAATGTCTTCCCCATTGAACTTCTTGAGAATGGTGGTTTTCCCAGCGTTGTCCAGGCCGCTGGAGCACAGCAGGTTAAGGGGAAGTCCCCGTGCTCTGCAGGGTGGTGACGTCATCCCAGTGCCCCTCTTTTAGGGGACGAGTCAGTTCCCACCAGGGAGCACATTAGTTGAGCACGCGCCTGACACACAATTTATTGGCCCACGCTCGATGGGAAAGGATCGAAGAGTGCTCATCTCTACCTAACCAAAGGTCCCGTAGTTTACAATATTTAtcgaatgcttactatgtgccgggcCCTCTTCTGGTGCTGGGGGTACCCCAGAGCCTAAGTCCCCACCGTTGGGCAACTCCTATTCAAGTACAGAGACCATCGATAGAGtgcaaacaaatgagaaaaaggcACCGTCAGCTCCTGGGGAGTGTAAGAAATACAGCTAAGAGGCTTTCGGAGGGGGCCTCCACAGGAGCTTTCTTTAGCTCAGATAACTCTCTCAGGGTCTCGAGCTGAGACCCAAACTACAAGGAGGAGACAGCTTTCCAAAGGACTAAGGGAAGAGCCTTCTAAACAGTGGGAAGAGCAAGAGTAAGTATCTGGAGGGAGCCACCCTcacctttctttttctggaatgtTCCAAACCCTTTGCTGCTAAGTGAGGGGGGGAGTTCAGCAGCTGGAAAGAACCCTCCTCCCCCCAATCCCATCCTTCTAACACTTAAGAAGGCTTGCAGCTGGGAGGGGGCCCAGGTGACTCAAACCAGTAGAATGAGGATGACAAAAGCTCTCCGGAGACCCAGACTTTGCCTCCGATACACCCCCCCACCTCCGAGCCCCATCATCCACTGGATCATTCCCATCAGCTGACAAGCTGGTGTCTCTCTCACCTTAGGAGAAGCAAACCACACCCTCTCTTGAtccctttatttccttccctttatAGCAAACCTCCTCAAAACCTCTCCATACTCACCCTCTCCCATTTCCGTCCTGCTCTTTCTTGAACCCATGAGACTTTTGCTCCCACTGTTTCCCTGAAACTGCTCTTGCCAAGGTCCCTAAAGACCTCACATTGTGCTCTGGCTGGGCAGTCCTCAGCCCCCCAGCTTCCTCTCCATCAGAAGCACCTGACGGAGtggcctgccccttcctccactccctTACCTGGTTCCCATCGCCCTGACCTCTTACCCAGGTACACCTCAGTTCTCCGTCCATACTCATCCCTTAGTCCTCTCACCCAGGATCACGGCTTCAAATACCATCTCTttgctgatgactcccaaatgcACACATCCCACCCAGCTGCTCCTCTGGACTCAGTCCCTCTATGCAGCTGCCCATCTGACACTTACAGGATGTCTCAGAGGCATCTTGCATGGCCAAACCCATCTTTCTGAacctgctccctgccccttgCCCCATCTCAGCAAGTGGTTCCTCATTCTTTGCACTGCTCAGGCCAGAAACCTAGAAGTCAGGCTTGACttcactctccctctcacactcgaGTCCAATCCAGCAGCGATACCTGCTGGGCCTCGGGTCAGAAGGTCCCCCAACTTCCATCACCCCACTGCTTCCGTCCTGGTCTATGCCACCATCCCATCTCGCCTGTAGTGCAGCAACTACTCTCTGATCCCGCTTCCCCTCGGCAATTCTCATTTTAAGGAAAATCCAAGAACAAAAAGGCCCTACATGAGGTGGCTCTTCTGTCCCCGCTCTGTCCTAATCTCCTTGCACACTCTCTCCAGCCACACGGCCCTCCTTGACATTCCTTTAACACACCAGCTGAGTTCCTCCTTCCAGAccttgcacttgctgttcctttcGCTTAAACAAATTTCCCCAGGTATCTACATGGTTCATCCCTCACCTCCTAGTCTTTACTCAACTGTCACTTTCTCAGTGTGGCCTTCTTTGACCTTGTTTAAACTGCATTCTTCTTAATGCATCCTATACATTTTACCTATTTGCTTTGTTAATATCTTTCTCCCCACAGCATTATAGACCGTCCATGACGGTTAAGGATCTGTTTTGCTGTTTTACCGCAGCCCCTAGGACAGTGCcgagcacacagtaggcactcaataaatatttaattggaTGAGTgaattctctgtgcctttctctgACCTCTTTAAAACAGACATGATGTGAATATTGTAAAGTTATCTGCGCACTTAAATGTCTTCTCTGCCCTGCTAGGGGAGCTCCGGGTGAGACCCGCCCCCTCTGGGATCGCAGAGTCCCGATcgggcctggcacagaggagggggaaagagtgCAGACGCCCGCTAACGGGACTCAGAGGGTCCGTGGGGCCCTTGGGCCACAAGCCGACAGTCGCCGTTGGGGGGGGGATACCGACCGGCCGTGCGGTCAGAGACGAGAAACTGGACACACGGGAAAAACACCCCGCGCGGTCTACACCCGCCTCCCCTAGGAGCCCAGGGCGGGGCTCGCACGCCCCCGAGATTCCGACCTTgagggcggggccggggcctggCACCCTCGGATGgggggaggaaggtcagagggggggaggaaggtcagaggcagGGAGGACAGCGGCCTCACGCTCGAGCCAGTGACATCCGAGTCGCCTCCGGGACCCCCTCCCTCCCTACATAGGGACATCCGGTCGGGCCGCTGCGCCTTTAGGCCCTCACCTTTAGCCTTGGGGAcggagtccccccccccccgccccgagccaGTGGTACGGCCTCCTCCCGGCCCCCCGCCGGGGCGATTGGTAGGGCCCACGTGCGTGACGCACAATGGGCAGTTGGTACGCGCCGGCCGCGCACCCCGCGCCCGGTAGGGGGCGCCTGGCACCAACTGCCCGATggggagccccccccccgccccccgctacCCTCGCGGCTCCGGCGTCTGGGAGGATACAGCATGAGCAGTCGCAGCTCCCGCTCTTTCTGCTTCATCTTCTTCAGAATGGTCAGAAGCCCCATGGTCCCTGTAGCCCCCTCCCGGCCGCCGTTTCTTCCTAGTCCCGggacccctctccctgctcctatTGGCTATCACGCCCACCGACAGCGCAGCCTATTGGCAGGCCTCTCGTTTGGTCCCGCCCTCCTCCCACGTGACCGCGAAGCTGCCCGGAGGTGCCCCTGAGATGGTCCCTCTAGCGGCGCTGGGGGCTTCTGCGGGGCCACCAGCGTTAACTCTTCGCTTCCCGAGGGTTTGGGGGACGAGGGTACCGccattccttcctccccaggaACCTAGGCTCGGCTGGGAACGGAAACCCGGATTGTGTCTTGGCTGCATGGGAGTAGGAGTTCTGACTCGGGAGTCGAAATCCAGAGCCCCAAGGAGGTTGACAAGCTCGTTCGGGGCCCCGTTCCCCGGAAACATGGTCCAGATCCTGCTCGTCGTGGACCTCGGCATCATCCTCAACCTGCCAGTTAGAGGGCCTCCCCCTTTCCCTGTCTCCTGGACTCGTCGGGGGTGGGCCGGGGATTCTTCATCGCGGGCGAAAATGCCCCCTAGGGGCCGTTTCGAAATGTGCGGGGACATTTTTGGGTTGTCCCAATTGCAAGGTACAGTCCCTGTCGTTTTGAAGGTAGGGGGCAGACCCGCGCAAAGAATTGTCCCGCCCAGGATGCCCGTCGTTTCTCCGTTGAGAAgcactgtttttcattttgccaGTGAGAATATTGAGGTGCACATGACGCTTACACTGTGACTGGCATATAGTAcgtactcattaaatatttgttgttgaatgaatgacttcgTCCAAGAGTTTGGTTCTTTACCTCAGCGCTCAAGTCCTGAAGAAGTGAAGAGAATGAGGGCAGGGACTAGGTAAATTGTAAACTCAGAAGGGGGGAGCTAAGCTTATTGTCTTACATTGAGCCCTACCCCCAGCCCACTACCAGGGTAAATGTGAGTAGACAACACAGAGCGGGCTTTCTCTCCTGCTTGGGAAAGAACAGTCCCTCACCAGCTGAAGATAATGGCTGATTTCTGTGAATTGTTTACAAAGCACTCCACGTTTTCTACTTCATCCTCCCACCAACCTGGGgaggtttgtttcctttttgtagaTGTGACAGTGAAGTCCAGAGAATTTAAAAGGAGCTTGGGCA encodes the following:
- the ARL2 gene encoding ADP-ribosylation factor-like protein 2 isoform X1, which produces MGLLTILKKMKQKERELRLLMLGLDNAGKTTILKKFNGEDIDTISPTLGFNIKTLEHRGFKLNIWDVGGQKSLRSYWRNYFESTDGLIWVVDSADRQRMQDCQRELQSLLVEERLAGATLLIFANKQDLPGALSSNAIQEALELDSIHSHHWCIQGCSAVTGENLLLGIDWLLDDISSRIFTAD
- the ARL2 gene encoding ADP-ribosylation factor-like protein 2 isoform X2 translates to MGLLTILKKMKQKERELRLLMLGLDNAGKTTILKKFNGEDIDTISPTLGFNIKTLEHRGFKLNIWDVGGQKSLRSYWRNYFESTDGLIWVVDSADRQRMQDCQRELQSLLVEEALELDSIHSHHWCIQGCSAVTGENLLLGIDWLLDDISSRIFTAD